From Cydia strobilella chromosome 7, ilCydStro3.1, whole genome shotgun sequence, one genomic window encodes:
- the LOC134742905 gene encoding ruvB-like helicase 1 — protein sequence MKIEEVKSTAKTQRISAHTHIKGLGLDENGIPIQMAAGLVGQENAREAAGVVVDMIRSKKMAGRALLLAGPPGTGKTAIALAIAQELGNKVPFCPMVGSEVYSTEIKKTEVLMENFRRAIGLRIRETKEVYEGEVTEFTPVETENPAGGYGKTVSHVIIGLKTAKGTKQLKLDPTIYESLQKEKVEVGDVIYIEANSGAVKRQGRSDTFATEFDLEAEEYVPLPKGDVHKKKEVVQDVTLHDLDCANARPQGGHDIMSMMGQLMKPKKTEITDKLRKEINKVVNKYIDQGIAELVPGVLFIDEVHMLDIETFTYLHRALESAIAPIVIFATNRGRCLIRGTEDIVSPHGIPLDLLDRLLIIRTLPYNKSELLQILKLRATTEGVAVEEDALAKLADVGADTTLRYAAQLLTPAQLAARADGAARVGAAHVAAVAALFLDAKSSARILTLHGDKYMK from the exons atgaAGATTGAAGAGGTCAAAAGCACTGCTAAAACACAGAGAATATCAGCACATACCCATATTAAAGGACTGGGTTTAGACGAAAATGGGATTCCAATTCAAATGGCAGCCGGTCTCGTGGGGCAAGAAAACGCGAGAgag GCTGCGGGTGTGGTCGTGGACATGATAAGGAGCAAGAAAATGGCTGGACGCGCGCTGCTGCTGGCTGGCCCACCAGGAACAGGCAAAACTGCCATCGCCTTAGCGATAGCACAGGAACTCGGCAATAAA GTGCCATTCTGCCCCATGGTGGGGAGTGAGGTGTACAGTACAGAGATCAAGAAAACAGAGGTGTTAATGGAGAACTTCCGACGTGCCATCGGTCTGCGCATCCGTGAGACGAAGGAGGTGTATGAGGGGGAGGTGACGGAGTTCACTCCGGTGGAGACTGAGAACCCGGCGGGCG GATATGGAAAAACAGTATCTCATGTGATCATCGGACTGAAGACAGCCAAAGGCACGAAGCAGCTGAAACTCGACCCCACCATCTACGAATCACTGCAGAAGGAAAAGGTGGAAGTCGGAGATGTCATCTACATTGAAGCCAATTCCGGGGCCGTAAAAAGGCAGGGGAGAAGCGACACATTTGCCACCGAGTTTGATCTTGAG GCGGAAGAGTACGTCCCGCTGCCAAAAGGCGACGTCCACAAGAAGAAGGAAGTGGTGCAGGACGTGACGCTGCACGACCTGGACTGCGCCAACGCGCGCCCGCAGGGCGGCCACGACATCATGTCCATGATGGGGCAGCTCATGAAGCCTAAGAAGACGGAGATCACTG ATAAACTAAGAAAGGAGATCAACAAAGTGGTGAACAAATATATTGACCAAGGAATTGCTGAATTGGTGCCTGGAGTTCTATTTATTGATGAG GTGCACATGTTAGACATTGAAACGTTCACGTACCTGCACCGAGCGCTGGAGTCCGCCATCGCGCCCATAGTCATCTTCGCCACCAACAGGGGGCGTTGTCTGATAAG AGGCACTGAAGACATTGTTTCCCCGCACGGCATCCCCTTGGACCTGCTGGACAGGTTGCTGATCATCCGCACGCTGCCGTACAATAAGTCCGAGCTGCTACAG ATCCTGAAGTTGCGCGCCACCACGGAGGGCGTGGCCGTGGAGGAGGACGCGCTCGCCAAGCTGGCCGACGTCGGCGCCGACACCACGCTCAG GTACGCGGCGCAGCTGCTGACGCCGGCGCAGCTGGCGGCGCGCGcggacggcgcggcgcgggtGGGGGCCGCGCACGTGGCCGCCGTCGCCGCGCTCTTCCTCGACGCCAAGTCCTCCGCGCGCATACTCACGCTGCACGGAGATAAGTACATGAAGTAG